GGACCTGCTCGACGACGACCGCGTCGAGGACCTGGCGGTCTCGGCCTACGGCGTCTCCGAGTACCTGCACACCTTCGCCGTCTACGACCGGATGACCTTCGACGGAGCGAGCGACCACCTCGTCTACCACGGCCACTGTAACCAGAAGGCGCTGAACCGCGACTTCCACGCCGCGGCCGCGCTCCGCGAGGCCGGCTACGAGGTCGACCACCTCGATTCCTCGTGCTGTGGCATGGCCGGCTCCTTCGGCTACGAGGCCGAACACTACGAGCTCTCGAAGGCCATCGGCGAGATCCTCTACGACCAGATCGAGTCGAGCGACGGCGACACCGTCGTCGCGCCCGGTGCGTCCTGCCGCTCGCAGCTCTCGGACGAGGACTTCGAGGGCGAGCACCCGCCCCACCCCGTCGAGAAGGTCCGCGACGCGCTGGCCTGAGGGCGCTTTTTCGCCACTGACGCCCCGCCGCGGGGCGTCAAACCTTTGAGCCTCCCCGGATCGAAGCTTTCCTATGGAACTCCTGGGCGCCCAGGACTACTGGTACGTCCGGTTCCTGCTCCAGCGGGGCCTCGCCATTATCTACCTCGCTGCCTTCCTCGTCGCGGCCCGCCAGTTCCGGCCGCTGGCGGGCGAGGACGGCCTGCTCCCGATCGAGGAGTACGTCGAACACGCCACGTTCCGGGAGCGGCCGAGCATGTTCTACGTCGTTCCCTCGGATCGGGTGATCGGCGTCGCGGCGTGGGCCGGCGTCGGCCTCGCACTGTTGGCCCTGTTCGGCGTCCCCTACCTCCTTCCCGAGCCCTGGCCGATCGTCGCCTCGGTGGGCCTCTGGGCGGCGATGTGGGCGCTCTACCAGTCGTTCGTCAACGCCGGCCGGATATTCTACGGCTTCGGCTGGGAGTCGATGCTGCTCGAGACCGGCTTTCTCGCGATCTTCCTCGGCGCGGGATCGACGGGACCGCCGGTGCTCGTGATCTGGCTCGTCAAGTGGGTCCTCTTTCGCAACATGTTCGGCGCGGGGCTCATCAAGATCCGCGGCGACGACTGCTGGCGCGACCTGACCTGTCTCGATCATCACTACGAGACCCAGCCGATGCCCAACCCGCTGAGTCGGTTCGCCCACCACCTCCCCGACCGGTTCCACCGGGTCGAAGTGCTCGGGAACCACGTCGTCGAACTCGCGGTCCCCTTCCTCTACTTCGCACCCCAGCCCTACGCCGCGGTCGGCGGCGTCGCCACCATCGGCTTCCAGCTCTGGCTCATGCTGACCGGGAACTTCTCCTGGCTGAACGCCCTGACGATCGTCCAGGGGGTCGCGACGTTCAGCGACGGGGTGCTGACGAGACTGCTCCCGCTTCCCGAATCCGCGCCCGCGCCGACGCCGCTGCCGCTCTCGGTCGCGGCGGCCGGGCTCACCCTGCTCGTCCTCGCCATGAGCGTCCGGCCGGTCGTGAACGTGCTTTCCACCTCACAGGTGATGAACACGTCCTTCGACCCGCTCCACCTGGTCAACACCTACGGCGCCTTCGGCTCGATCACGAAGAACCGCTACCAATTGATCGTTGAAGGCACACGAGCCAGCGACCCCACCGAAGACGACTGGCAGCCCTACGAGTTCTACGGCCAGCCGGTCCGGACCGACGAGCGCCCGCCCCAGTGGGCGCCCTATCACCTCAGGCTGGACTGGCAGCTGTGGTTCGCGGCGATGCGACCGCGCCCCGGCCCGCGCCAGCGGTGGTTCACGGCCTTCCTGGCGGGACTCCTCGAAAACGATCCGGGCACGCTCTCGCTGATTCGGTGCAACCCGTTCCCGGATGCGCCCCCGGAACGGATCAGAGTGCGGCGATTCCGGTACGAGTTCACGACACCGGGGGAGCGCGCCGAGACCGGCGACTGGTGGACCAGGGAACTCGTCGGGACCTACGTCCAGCCCGTCTCGCGGTCGGATCTACGAGGCGGCATCGGTCGCCGGCGGATGCGGTGAGCCGCCGGGAACGGCGGTTCAGACGACCCGCCGGACCGCGGAGACGGCCCGACTGACGAGCGGCCGGTTGTTCGCGATCCGGCGGTACCCCCACTCCCGGGCGGACTCGTACGGGCCGACCCCGTCGAGTCGCTCGACGACGGGGCGGGCCGGTCGGCCCACGTCCGAGCGGACGAGCGCCTGCTCGATGGACGCCCCACAGGAGTAGACCCGGTCGTCGGTGACGAGGTGCGAGCACTCCTCGTAGTCGGCGGGGAGGCGCTCGCGGAGGTCGTCGTCCAGTTCGGAGAAGCCCACGATTTCGAGGTCCGACCGCGCGGCGACGAACTCCGCACTGTCGGTGCAGAACCCGCAGTCGTCGTCGTAGACGAGCGTCGCGTCGGCCATATTTCTCATTTGGCCCTCCAGCCACTAACGTTACCGCCCTCGACTGGCGGGGGCGGCGACCGTCACGCACATCTGGGACCGGAGTGGAGATTCGGTCATGGAGCGGTTCGCGCCCGTCACCATCGAGCGGTTCGTCCGGGCCGTCGTCGCCGGCGGTC
Above is a genomic segment from Halorientalis sp. LT38 containing:
- a CDS encoding lipase maturation factor family protein gives rise to the protein MELLGAQDYWYVRFLLQRGLAIIYLAAFLVAARQFRPLAGEDGLLPIEEYVEHATFRERPSMFYVVPSDRVIGVAAWAGVGLALLALFGVPYLLPEPWPIVASVGLWAAMWALYQSFVNAGRIFYGFGWESMLLETGFLAIFLGAGSTGPPVLVIWLVKWVLFRNMFGAGLIKIRGDDCWRDLTCLDHHYETQPMPNPLSRFAHHLPDRFHRVEVLGNHVVELAVPFLYFAPQPYAAVGGVATIGFQLWLMLTGNFSWLNALTIVQGVATFSDGVLTRLLPLPESAPAPTPLPLSVAAAGLTLLVLAMSVRPVVNVLSTSQVMNTSFDPLHLVNTYGAFGSITKNRYQLIVEGTRASDPTEDDWQPYEFYGQPVRTDERPPQWAPYHLRLDWQLWFAAMRPRPGPRQRWFTAFLAGLLENDPGTLSLIRCNPFPDAPPERIRVRRFRYEFTTPGERAETGDWWTRELVGTYVQPVSRSDLRGGIGRRRMR
- a CDS encoding DCC1-like thiol-disulfide oxidoreductase family protein, giving the protein MADATLVYDDDCGFCTDSAEFVAARSDLEIVGFSELDDDLRERLPADYEECSHLVTDDRVYSCGASIEQALVRSDVGRPARPVVERLDGVGPYESAREWGYRRIANNRPLVSRAVSAVRRVV